GTTTCACATGTCTGAGGATGACTGGGACAAAGTTATAGCTGTCAACCTCAAGGTGGTGACCTCTGAACCTGTAACTTCTGGCCTCCCCAACCTGGGGAGGGGGTTGGAGAAGGCTGTCACCCTAGCTGATCCTTTCTCCCTTGTTACCCTCTCCCCCTAGGGTGTCTTTCTAGTCACTCAGGCTGCAGCCCAAGCCCTGGTGTCCAGTGGTTGTCATGGCTCCATCATCAACATCAGTAGCATCATAGGAAAGGTCAGGCTAAACTGAGGAGGTCAGCCAGCCAGGTGGGCATAGAGAGGAGAGCTCCTCCTTGGAACTAATGACTCATCTTACATCTCTGACTTGCCTATAGGTGGGGAATGTAGGACAGACAAACTATGCTGCCTCCAAGGCAGGAGTGATTGGGCTGACCCAGACCATAGCGAGGGAGCTTGGACGGTTGGTCAGACCCTTGTGGTTGTGGGGTCCTTCACTGAGGCATGTGGGGGGCTCTGAGGGAGGGGGTCAGTGTGCAGTCCCCTCCAGAGTCAGCTCTCACTCTCCCTCTACAGACATGGGATTCGCTGTAACTCTGTCCTCCCAGGATTCATTGCAACACCCATGACACAGAAAATGCCACAGAAAGTGCTGGACAAGGTAGGAAGCTGTGGGCAGAATCATTCAGACATAACCTCTCTGGACTTCAGAGAGAATGctgagcacagagcctggcaaatggtaggtgctcaataagtgtaCAAAAGGATGAATGACAAAAGAAAGGAGGGCCACAAACTTCAGCTCAGTGGACAAAAAGATTCATAAAAGAAacttccatccacatatgagtgtttccttacaggtgattggaatgatCCCAATGGGACACATGGGGGACCCTGAGGGTGAGCACTGAGTGGGGAGAGGGGCCTGAATGCAAAGACCTCAAGGTTTGTTTTATCTGTTTGAGAGGACCTCACCAggattggggtgggggtgggtgtgggtgtgtgtgtgtgtgtgtgtgtgtgtgtgtgtgtgtgtgtgtgtgtgtgtgatgggggATGAGGTGTTTTTGGATGGAAGGTGAAAGCTGCTTTGAGTCTATGGGGGTGAACAGGATTCTGCCTTCTCCCCACCATTCCCATAGATGTGGCAGATGAGGTCGCATTTTTGGCATCAGAAGACAGTGGATACATCACAGGGGCCTCAGTGGAAGTCACTGGTATGAGGCTGGTGTGGGGAGGGAAAGGGCAGAGAAGTGGAACTCAGAGGAGATGAGAAAGCAAGTTGGGAGAGTCTGGAGCCACTGGGAGAAGGTTGAGTTTCCTGTAGGCCAGGGACAAAAGTGGGCGCCCCCCAGCCCATTCATCTCGCTGTCATTTCATCTGCCCAAATGTTTCTGTTCCTCCCAGGAGGTCTTTTCATGTAACTGCCTCAAGGACCCTGGACTCTGCTCACTCCCCCACCACCCTGCCCGGCCTCCTGCCGATGAGGACTCTAAGTTCCCAGGCTACAAAAGGGGTGGCAGTGTATGGCTCTGGAATGCTGAATTTGGGAGGCAGGAGTGCTTGTGACCCTAATAAATTCCAAATCCTCTTCCCTGCCACCTCCGGTTCTTCTTGTGTCCAAGCCCTCAGACCCttccccacctccccctcctttccctttcccaaAGGATTGTTCCTTTTCACTGCCTGGTCTCCCAGGGCAACCCCCGCCGCCGGgtgtgagaagagagagtgtgtCACTGTGTATGTGTGACACTCTGGATCTTTTTGGAGGGAGGGGTCTCTGTCCCACCCCCTTCCACTGGTCCTGCAGCCTCAGCCCCCCACCCCAATTCCCTGGGTCTTTATGGTCCCCAAGGGTGATTTGTTCATGGGCCTATCCCAGTGTCCAGTCCGGCCTTGGGAGGGGGTCTTGGAACAGGtggccctcccccacccttctcctttctctgagtcccccctctcctttctctccacCTTACAATAGCTGCAGCCGGCTTGGGGTCCGATGGGGGGGATTAGGGGAGGGGGCCAGGATTAGGGGAATGGACCAGGCGATGAAAGGAACTGGAGGAGAGCAGAAGggagggggctgggaggaggaggaggaggaaggggagggggtcGGCGCTAATCGACTCTGGAGCCCACATAAGGACTGGCCACGGACAGAAGGAGAGGACAGGGAAGTAGGGGGGGACCTGGGAAGTGGGGGGATGGGACCCACTGCTACCCTATTCCAGAGAGAGGCCACCCCCGGTAGCCGCATCCCAAGTCCGGGAGCCCCAGCTTGGGCTGGTGGGGGACAGGGGGCCCATGAAGGTCTCTCCCTTATCCCCCTCATCCCCAGCCTTCAATGGGGATTGCTCTGCCCCGTCCTCTTTTCTCCCATTCCCTTTCCTTGAGAGTCCTGGAGGAGGCTTCTGCTCACTTACCACTGCAGACATTCTGCCCCTTATGCCCCCCACCACAAGCGCACACCCCCTCCCGATAGGGGCCccatcttgtgtgtgtgtgtgtgtgtgtgtgtgtgtgtgtgtgtgtgtgtgtccctgctTCCGCGTGGTGTCTCCATTGCCCCATTCCTCCCGTGCTCCTCCCTTCCCCGCCCCGGGCCGCGGCTCTTGATTGTCCAAACGCAATTCTCGAGTCTATGGCTCCGGCCGAGAGTTGAGTCTGGACGTCCCGAGCCGCCGCCCCCAAACCTCGAGGGGGAGAGCGGGTCGGAGGGTCTAGGGAGAGTCAAAGCGAAGGGTGGAACAAGTCCCCAGGGTGGTAAGGGGAATCCTGAGCACCTTGGGATTTAAGTCGCGCTCGCAGGACAGGAGGGCTGAAGCGgcaaaagatcttttgcagctttTTCCCCCAGGATCCCGGGCTGGGGTTATAGAGAAGTTGGAAAGAGGTGGGATTTCCCGGGGCCGCCAAGGGGactcagagtgggggaggtggccaCTTTCCCGAGCCCTCGGTCCCCTCCTGGGGTCCGGGCTACCCAGGCCCCGCCCTTCGGGGCGGTGGCCCCGGGTAGGGGGAAATCTGGAGCAGAACGACGGCTTAGGTTCGGGGGCACTTCGCACGACCGTACTGGACCGGGGGCGGGACCGTGCTCCCACGGGGTGCGGGACTCCGGGGACCCCGGCTCCCCCTGGGAGGCGGGCGTGTCTCGTGGGCGGAGGAACCCCGAGTCCACGTCGCGTCCCACCCGCGCCCCAAGCGGCGGGTGACGTCTCAGCCGCCCGGGTTGGGGAGTGGAGGGGCAGGCGGAAGTGACGTAGGGCCCCAGTGCCCGGGCcatggcggcagcggcggcgggagCTGCTGTCTGAGCACGGGCTGCAGACTACGCGAACTCGGCCCGGGAGTCCGGGCCCAGAGAGAGGCGCGGCGACCGGGGCGCCGACGGCTGGAGCCGGGTGAGAGGCTGCGCCGGCTCGGGGCCGAGGGGGAGCCTCTGGAGGGGCGGGGTTTGCGCGAGGGGCGGCCCCCTAAcacccctcctcctctccccccagccttcctctcctcctcctcctctgctgCGGGGCCCTGGTGGGGGGGGTCTGTGTCCGGTCACCATGACGACGCCAGCGAATGCCCAGAATGCCAGCAAAACGTGGGAATTGAGTCTGTATGAGCTGCACCGGACCCCGCAGGTGACGAGGGATCTTCCCTTTACAGCTTGCCCCCACCTCTCAAACCCCTCATCCCACAAACCCCCATCACACCGCCTCTTTTTCATTCTTTGCTCCATTCTGCCACCCCTGCGGATTTCACAGACTCTTTAGCCCTACCTTTGAATTATCTTAATCTTTTTAAAGCGCgtttacatttattatctcatctaATCCTCAAAACAGCCCAGCCGCGTTACAACCTGTATTTGAAAGATAGTAAGCAGATACAGGAATGACCTTCCCTCATTCCTCACCTTCATGTCTTAAGTCAGTGCATATAAGGCTCACTTTAGGAGCTTGtttggagtcgctgggtggtgtgaacagttaacacAGTCAGCTGCCTAACCcaaagttggaggttggagtcagcccagaggagcctcagaagaaaggtgtggtgatctacgtccaaaaaatcagccagtgaaaaccctgtggagcacagttctactccaacacacatggggccaGCCAATGAAattcctatggagcatagttctattctgacacacatggggtcaccatgagccaagaGTCAACTCCAGGGTAACTGGGAGCTTATTAAAAATGAAGCTTCCCAGACCCCACCCCCAAACATTTTGATTCAGTAGTTGCGATGAAAtcccagaatctgcatttttaactaaTATCCTAGGGAATTCTAATATTGGCGGTACGACGACCACACTTTaagaaatttttttccccaaaccatAAATCTGTGCCACTCTCCTACCTCCACCCCCAGTCTCTTCCCCAAACCTCAAATCCTCGTATTCCAGAGTCCCTACTCTTGGTTAATAGACACAgatcctttcttttctccattttcttcaaGGCAGCAGCCCCTCTCTGTCTCACAATTCCCGCCTTCTTCAAGCACCAAGATGAGGCACCCGTATTCTGCTATCTCACTGTATTTCTCAGAACTCCTGTTTTAGGGACCACTTGTGCCTTTTCCCCTCCCAACCCACCACCACCTTTTCACTCACTGATGCCTCCAGGAAGCCATCATGGATGGCACAGAGATTGCAGTTTCCCCTCGGTCGCTGCACTCAGAACTTATGTGCCCCATCTGCCTGGACATGCTGAAGAATACAATGACCACCAAGGAGTGCCTCCACCGCTTCTGCTCCGACTGCATCGTCACAGCCCTGAGAAGCGGGTAACAGGAGGGGCATGTTTGAGATGAGGTGAAAGGGTACCAAGTGGGGACTGTCTTCGTGGGTCCTGATTCACCCTGGGCTTCAATGCCCTGGTGACTAACCACACAGGCCTCGCCTCTCCTAGGAACAAGGAGTGCCCCACCTGTCGCAAGAAGCTAGTATCCAAGCGGTCCCTGCGGCCAGACCCCAACTTTGATGCcctgatctctaagatctatCCCAGCCGGGAGGAATATGAGGCCCACCAAGACCGGGTGCTCATCCGCCTCAGCCGCCTGCACAACCAGCAGGCACTGAGCTCCAGCATCGAGGAGGGCCTGCGCATGCAGGCCATGCACAGGTATGGAGGCCGGGGGAGGGGGGTAGCAGGACTGGTGGgacaagtccgtgggtcagacaCCCTGTGCTGGCTTTGCTGCTGGCTAGCCGAGTAACCATAACCCTTAGTCTCAGTGTCCTAGGAGCTGACCACAGCCCGGTTGTCAGGCCTGGGAGCCATGGATGTGAATTGCAGCTTTCATAAGAATAGCTTCCGTTCTCTCTAGAAGTTAGAACAGCAGTGATTTTGAGCATAAACCTTGATACTGCTGGCGATTAAATCACCTCCTAggccagcatttctcaaactttaatatgtTTCCAAATAACCTGAGGGTCttggtaaaaaagaaaattcttgagTCAGTAGGCGTGGAGTCGGGTCCAAGATTCTGTGTTGCTGCAAGCTCCCAGGTAATGCTGACGCTACTAGTTCTTGGACCAAACTTTGGAAAGTGAGGTCCTATGAGCTTaaataagttacttaacctctctaagcctcacttTCCCCAGCCATGTAGTAGATATAATCAATGACTCTTTTATAGGATGAGGTGACCAGAGCAAAACACTTAGCAGGGTGTTTGGCCTGTAGCTAGCGTTAGTAAGTATTAGGTATCATTAAGACTTGCCTGATCTCTTAATTCTCTCTAGTTTAAAATCTAAATCCCTTATCCTTGATGTTTTCTAATCTTAGCCACTTGCTTCTACAGGGCCCAGCGTGTGAGGCGGCCGATGCCCGGGTCAGATCAGACCACAACGATgagtgggggggagggagagcctggggagggagagggtgatGGAGAGGACGTGAGCTCAGACTCTGCCCCTGACTCGGCCCCAGGCCCTGCTCCCAAGCGACCCCGTGGAGGGGGCGCAGGGGGGAGCAGTGTAGGGACAGGGGGAGGCGGTgctggtggggtgggtgggggtgctGGTTCTGAGGACTCTGGTGACCGGGGAGGAACTCTGGGAGGGGGAACCCTGGGGCCCCCAAGCCCTCCTGGGGCCCCCAGTCCCCCGGAGCCAGGTGGAGAAATCGAGCTCGTGTTCCGGCCCCACCCCCTGCTCGTGGAGAAGGGAGAATACTGCCAGACTAGGTGAGGAGCTGTGTCTTCCCCCAGACACAGAGAAACCAAAGGTCACATAGACTTCCATCACAAGTGGGCTTCCCTCAAACCCAGAAAGAAACCTTAACCCAGAGGCCCTTTTGGAAAATCCCctaccctccttccctctttGAGGCTTCCTGTGCCCTAAACCTCCCCTTTCCCACTCCAGGTATGTGAAGACAACTGGGAATGCCACAGTGGACCATCTCTCCAAGTACTTGGCCCTGCGCATTGCCCTTGAGCGgaggcagcagcaagaggcagggGAGCCAGGAGGGCCTGGAGGGGCTGCCTCTGATGCTGGAGGACCTgatgggggtggtggggagggcgGGGGTGCCGGAGGAGGTGATGGGCCTGAGGAGCCTGCCTTGCCCAGTCTGGAGGGTGTCAGCGAGAAGCAGTATACCATCTACATCGCCCCCGGTGGCGGAGCTTTCACGGTGAGAGCCTCTGAGAGCCGTGATAtaagaggggagaggaggggaggtggCCACACAACCATGATCCTGACCTCCTAACTCACCAGCGCTTTTCTCTATCTTCCAtctcccttctcttttctttcttctcccccaTCACTCCATGTTCTCCTGCTTTGCCCtgcactgtttttatttttctttctcccctccGTCACCTCTTGCCTGTCTTTTCCTTTGCTGTCTTTCTCCTCCAACTTTAATCTCCCCCCTGCTTCTTTTCCACTCCTTCCCTAGACACTGAATGGCTCACTGACCCTGGAGCTGGTGAATGAGAAGTTCTGGAAGGTGTCCCGGCCACTGGAGCTCTGCTATGCCCCCACCAAGGATCCAAAGTGACCCTGCAAGGGGACAGCCAGAGGATAGGGACCACAGGGTGTCCCTGTGTCCCAGCCTACCACCCCAGCTTCTTTGTCCCCCAGTGCCCCCCAGCCCAGCCAACCAGCAGAAGGACACAAATGAGGACAAGTGGCTTTTATACAAAGTATCTATAtcaaattcttctatattgtacagAGTGGGGCTTGTGTCCCCTTCTACTGCCTTTTCTATGGACCCCCAACCTCCCATCTGTACAAGATGTTGGGAAGGTGAACCCTCCCCTTCACATCCTCCTCCAAAAACAACAAAtctgctttttttcctctttgaaacCTGCAGTTCTGTGTCTCTGTTTATCAGGGGTGTCTATGAgaagaagaagggggaaaaaatgggaGAGAGGCCCAGAAATCATGTAGAATCAGCCTTGGAAATGGGGAGGAAATGTCAGAGATTATTCACAAAGTCAAATTCCCATTTTCCTGAACTTCCAAATTAGTAAATAGGTGAGAAAATAGGAATGATCCATCAAGCTGGAGAAGGGACAGGCTGGGAATGGAGAGGTGTGTGGAAGTCAAACCCAAAACTTGCCTCCCTAAAACTTGAATATTCCAGGCTGAAACTCGGGGTTTCAGTACCCGCAGGAAAGTGGCTCAAGAGAGCAGGGAATCTTTATAGACAGAACCGTGATGTCTGGAATGGGAATAATTCCATGTTACTTCAAGAAGCTCGTTTCTATAGCTGGAAATGAagtgagagagggaggagggagggctgTAAGATCCTGCTTGGCTTCCTAGCCACCGCGGTCGACACCCAAGCAGGACAAGCAAAGCTTGGGACTACAGTTCCCATGAGTGTGTGTGAGCCCGTGCCCGCGGGCCGCAGAACTGAGTGGAGGGAGGGCCGTCCGGGATTTGTAgttctgtgcatgtccaactAGCAGTTGAGAGCAGAACGATGGGGGCGTCCAGTAAAACCCTGGCTGCCCCCGGCCTCGAATTCCGCCCGAAGGACAACCACAAGCCCGGGGCAGCGGGGACAGAGGCGCACCGACGCGCGCCAGGCCCCGGGCAGTGAGCTGGCTCCACGCGGGACCCTGGAGGTTGAGTGGCCTCCCCCGTCCCCCGCAGCCCCTCTGTCCCTCGCTCCCTGTTTCCGCTGCTCTTCTCGCCCGCGCCCCACATTCCTGCGGGGCTCGCTGGGTTGGCGATTTCTCAGGCAGCCTGCAGCGCAGGTAGGGCCCTCCCGAGTCCGCAGACGGGGCGGACTCCACGCTTGGGAGGTCTGGTTTTTTCCCCTCGTTCCCGGTACCGCAATACTGCGGACCCAGGCGGGCAGCCTCCAGCCCCGGCAAGTATGGCAGACCTGGTGACCTGGCGCTCAACCACGTACCCTGAAGAAATAGACAGCACTACCTGACCCCTGTAGGAGGCCCTTCCTACATCTGCTTTCCCAGAACTCTGGATCCTAACTCCCCTTCTCTCTGATCGCAGCCATCCAGGGAGTGTGTCGCTCCCGGGATGTTGGGGCCAGAGGAAGATGGGCGTTGCTCCTGGAGCTCTGTGGAAGAGAAACAGATGGGAGGAGTAGGGTGGAAGCCGAAGAGTGTGAAATTAACCCGACTCTCTGGATTGCAGGGGCTGCGCGTTCTCTCCTGTCCTAACCGCGCGGAGCGTCTGTTCTGTCTCTGCCTCCTGGCCCCTGTGGCTTCACTCCGAAACAGCCTGCGCCCCCACCGCCTGTCTTCCCTCCCATGCCCTCGATTCCTCTCAGCTCCCCAGTCGCCACCTTCTCCCCCACGCTCCCCGCCCTCTTCTTACTTTCTGCTTCTGCCCCTCTCTGCTGCGAGTGACCCCTTGTCCTCTCTCATCCCCATAATTGTGAACTTCGCAGACATAGCTGTTTATTTACGTGACACCATGTGGGAGACATACGGAAACTGCCTTTCTCCTACCCAGCCCCAAGAAAAATGACTACCCCTGCCAGGTGTTTCTGAATCTAAGCGTGACCCGCGTACCCCTCTCCCGCCCCCGTTCTGTTCTACTACTGAATACCCCGGCCTTCCTGGGGTATTTAGTTCCCCAAGACGTTCAGTCTCTGTCAGCGAGGCTAGCATATATGGAGTACTAGGTTAGACAAAATGAGAGATACAAAGTATACAAAAGGAAACTTTATTATTTTGTTGAAGCACAAGATACCTGTAGTAGTAGTTAGCTGAAatgaagtccattccaactcatggcaaccctg
This is a stretch of genomic DNA from Elephas maximus indicus isolate mEleMax1 chromosome 1, mEleMax1 primary haplotype, whole genome shotgun sequence. It encodes these proteins:
- the RING1 gene encoding E3 ubiquitin-protein ligase RING1 — protein: MTTPANAQNASKTWELSLYELHRTPQEAIMDGTEIAVSPRSLHSELMCPICLDMLKNTMTTKECLHRFCSDCIVTALRSGNKECPTCRKKLVSKRSLRPDPNFDALISKIYPSREEYEAHQDRVLIRLSRLHNQQALSSSIEEGLRMQAMHRAQRVRRPMPGSDQTTTMSGGEGEPGEGEGDGEDVSSDSAPDSAPGPAPKRPRGGGAGGSSVGTGGGGAGGVGGGAGSEDSGDRGGTLGGGTLGPPSPPGAPSPPEPGGEIELVFRPHPLLVEKGEYCQTRYVKTTGNATVDHLSKYLALRIALERRQQQEAGEPGGPGGAASDAGGPDGGGGEGGGAGGGDGPEEPALPSLEGVSEKQYTIYIAPGGGAFTTLNGSLTLELVNEKFWKVSRPLELCYAPTKDPK
- the HSD17B8 gene encoding (3R)-3-hydroxyacyl-CoA dehydrogenase isoform X2 translates to MASPLRLRSALALVTGAGSGIGRAISVRLAREGAAVAACDLDGAAAQETACFSRPPSVVVSCAGITRDEFLFHMSEDDWDKVIAVNLKGVFLVTQAAAQALVSSGCHGSIINISSIIGKVGNVGQTNYAASKAGVIGLTQTIARELGRHGIRCNSVLPGFIATPMTQKMPQKVLDKVIGMIPMGHMGDPEDVADEVAFLASEDSGYITGASVEVTGGLFM
- the HSD17B8 gene encoding (3R)-3-hydroxyacyl-CoA dehydrogenase isoform X1, encoding MASPLRLRSALALVTGAGSGIGRAISVRLAREGAAVAACDLDGAAAQETVRLLGGPGSEEGASRGAHAAFQTDVSEAGAAKCLLEQVQACFSRPPSVVVSCAGITRDEFLFHMSEDDWDKVIAVNLKGVFLVTQAAAQALVSSGCHGSIINISSIIGKVGNVGQTNYAASKAGVIGLTQTIARELGRHGIRCNSVLPGFIATPMTQKMPQKVLDKVIGMIPMGHMGDPEDVADEVAFLASEDSGYITGASVEVTGGLFM